From a region of the Salvelinus alpinus chromosome 2, SLU_Salpinus.1, whole genome shotgun sequence genome:
- the LOC139549518 gene encoding zinc finger protein 135-like yields MTILAHFKTNVKSLHSLQTSIVVQHHGYTVGITFYSGFLLLWVFNHLYDFVVLTGEIWDYRGSSGEPQQPHDAKKAEKSLSRSELHNKHLQRSTGKRTHCCSDCGKRFTSSGIKIHQRTHTGEKPYSCDQCGKSFSQSGDLTVHQRTHTGEKPYSCVQCGKSFGQSCHLTQHLRIHTGEKPYSCVQCGKSFGQSCHLTQHLRIHTGDKPYSCDQCGKCFTTSNHLTQHQRTHTGEKPYSCDQCGKCFTTSNHLTQHQRTHTGEKPYSCDQCGKSFGRSDQLTSHQRIHTGEKPHSCDLCDKKYSDKRSLIKHQKIHGVIS; encoded by the coding sequence atgactattcttgctcattttaagacaaatgtcaaatcattacattcattacagacgtcaattgttgtacaacatcatggctacactgttggcatcaccttttacagtggatttctgctgttgtgggtcTTTAACCATCTGTATGACTTTGTTGTTCTCACAGGAGAGATATGGGACTACCGTgggtcctctggggagcctcaacaacctcatgatgctaaaaaggcagagaagagtctctccagatcagaactccacaataaacacctgcagagatccacagggaagagaactcactgctgctctgactgtgggaagagattcacctcatcaggcattaaaattcatcagagaacacacacaggagagaaaccttatagctgtgatcaatgtgggaagagttttagtcaatctggagatctgacagtacaccagagaacacacacaggagagaaaccttatagctgtgttcaatgtgggaagagttttggtcaatcttgcCATCTGACTCAACAtctgagaatacacacaggagagaaaccttatagctgtgttcaatgtgggaagagttttggtcaatcttgcCATCTGACTCAACAtctgagaatacacacaggagataaaccttacagctgtgatcaatgtgggaagtgttttactacatctaaccatctgactcaacaccagagaacccacacaggagagaaaccatatagctgtgatcaatgtgggaagtgttttactacatctaaccatctgactcaacaccagagaacccacacaggagagaaaccatatagctgtgatcaatgtgggaagagttttggtcgatctgaccagctgacatcacaccagagaatacacacaggagagaaacctcatagctgtgatcTGTGTGACAAGaaatactctgataaaagatctctgatcaaacatcagaaaatacatggagttatttcatga
- the LOC139550236 gene encoding gelsolin-related protein of 125 kDa-like — MRSLSYSSPAKDNICWTEKEALIFPVKEEKEEEDITVIQEVEDEALTVKEEEDAFRVKEEEGVTVKEEEEKGDDAVFGVKEEEGEITSKKENEEETGCLRPFSQTHLKASNDEISRKMVLRNSFLINTKPEP; from the coding sequence atgcggtcactaagctactctTCTCCTGCTAAAGATAAtatctgctggacggagaaagaagctctgatcTTTCcggtgaaagaggagaaggaagaggaggatatcacagtaatacaagaagtagaggatgaggctcttacagtgaaagaagaggaagatgcgttcagagtgaaagaggaagagggtgttacagtaaaagaagaggaagagaaaggggaTGATGCCGtatttggagtgaaagaggaggaaggggagattaCATCGAAaaaggagaacgaggaggaaacTGGATGTCTGAGGCCGttttcccaaacgcatcttaaggcatccaaCGATGAAATTAGCcgtaagatggttttgagaaacagCTTCCTGATTAAtacta